A DNA window from Bradyrhizobium sp. CCBAU 53421 contains the following coding sequences:
- a CDS encoding chloramphenicol acetyltransferase: protein MAGKTLSVVPTIDPTASVRESKLGKYTEVGARTILLEVSMDDYSYVVNDSQITYTSIGKFCSIAAMTRINPGNHPMHRATQAHFTYRASAYFPGESDDTEFFNWRRAHHVHIGHDVWIGHGAILLPGRNIGTGAVVAAGAIVTKDVPAYTIVAGNPARPVKRRFSETTADRLAALAWWDWDHETLRRVLPDFRKLAVEEFLDKYEAEAVSQSENKQWSAAS from the coding sequence ATGGCCGGAAAGACACTCTCGGTTGTGCCGACGATCGACCCGACTGCGTCGGTGCGCGAGAGCAAGCTCGGCAAATATACCGAGGTCGGCGCACGCACGATCCTGCTTGAAGTCAGCATGGACGACTATTCCTACGTCGTGAACGACAGCCAGATCACCTACACCTCGATCGGCAAGTTCTGCTCGATCGCGGCGATGACCCGCATCAATCCCGGCAACCACCCGATGCATCGCGCGACGCAGGCGCATTTCACCTACCGCGCCAGCGCTTATTTTCCCGGCGAGAGCGACGACACCGAGTTCTTCAACTGGCGACGTGCGCATCACGTGCATATCGGCCATGACGTCTGGATCGGTCATGGCGCGATCCTGCTGCCGGGCCGGAACATCGGAACCGGCGCTGTGGTCGCCGCCGGCGCGATCGTGACCAAGGATGTCCCCGCCTACACCATCGTTGCCGGTAATCCGGCGCGCCCGGTGAAGCGGCGCTTTTCGGAGACAACAGCGGATCGCCTTGCCGCGCTGGCGTGGTGGGACTGGGATCACGAAACACTTCGTCGTGTGCTGCCCGACTTCCGCAAGCTCGCGGTCGAGGAATTCCTCGACAAGTATGAGGCCGAGGCCGTATCCCAATCAGAGAACAAGCAATGGAGCGCCGCATCGTGA
- the phnC gene encoding phosphonate ABC transporter ATP-binding protein, which yields MLVVEGLTCRFGTKAAVDNASFSIAPGSFVGVIGRSGAGKSTLLRMINRLADPTSGRILFEGTDVTALRGKALRQWRARSAMIFQQFNLVGRLDVLTNVLMGRLAQIPSWRSLAQVWPEQDRALALSALEQFDIAQLAAQRADQLSGGQQQRVAIARALVQEPDIILADEPIASLDPRNTKIVMDALLRINKHFGITVLCNLHSLDLARTYCDRLVGMAAGRVVFDGAPAALTDHIARELYDLEANDVIGAAPLPVPDGATAPALGTAAAA from the coding sequence ATGCTGGTGGTGGAAGGTTTGACGTGCCGGTTCGGCACAAAAGCCGCAGTCGACAACGCATCCTTTTCGATCGCGCCGGGCAGCTTTGTCGGCGTGATCGGCCGCTCCGGTGCCGGCAAGTCGACCTTGCTGCGGATGATCAACCGTCTCGCCGATCCGACCTCCGGCCGTATCTTGTTTGAAGGCACCGACGTGACCGCGCTGCGCGGCAAGGCGCTGCGGCAGTGGCGGGCGCGCTCTGCGATGATCTTCCAGCAGTTCAACCTCGTCGGCCGTCTCGATGTGCTGACCAACGTGCTGATGGGCCGGCTTGCCCAGATCCCGTCCTGGCGCTCGCTGGCGCAGGTCTGGCCGGAGCAGGACCGGGCGCTGGCGCTGTCGGCGCTCGAGCAGTTCGACATCGCCCAGTTGGCGGCGCAGCGCGCCGACCAGCTCTCCGGCGGCCAGCAGCAGCGGGTCGCGATCGCCCGCGCGCTGGTGCAGGAGCCCGACATCATTCTTGCCGACGAGCCGATCGCCTCGCTCGATCCGCGCAACACCAAGATCGTGATGGATGCGCTGCTGCGCATCAACAAGCATTTCGGCATCACGGTGCTCTGCAACCTGCACTCGCTCGACCTCGCGCGGACCTATTGCGACCGGCTGGTCGGCATGGCGGCGGGGCGCGTGGTGTTCGACGGCGCCCCCGCGGCGCTGACCGACCATATCGCCCGCGAGCTCTATGACCTCGAGGCCAATGACGTCATCGGCGCGGCGCCGCTGCCCGTGCCCGACGGCGCAACTGCTCCGGCGCTCGGCACCGCTGCCGCGGCCTGA
- the hemC gene encoding hydroxymethylbilane synthase, which produces MALAQTDEVARLLRASADDLAVDIVKFETRGDQDQTSKLLRHGGKGGAFVAEIREAMRAGALQAAMHSLKDVPGNEETPGLVLAAMLPRDAANDSLVLRPGLSLETLRAARGKGFMIGTNAVRRAAYLRRLFPEATVIHYRGAADTRVAKLDRGDKQRLPDGGEVGPADALVMARSGLERIGMTARISHDFSVDEMLPAVGQGIVAVECVETDWATRARLAGIDNAPSRLAAEAEREVLWVLNGHCNSPIAGHATLAGGELTLRASVLDEAGAGFIEVTRRGPADRPRELGRAVGMELLAKGAAEIIDRTRVDE; this is translated from the coding sequence ATGGCGCTGGCGCAGACGGACGAGGTCGCGCGGCTGCTGCGCGCCTCGGCGGACGACCTTGCCGTCGACATCGTCAAGTTCGAGACCCGCGGCGACCAGGACCAAACCAGCAAGCTGTTGCGCCACGGCGGCAAGGGCGGCGCCTTCGTCGCCGAGATTCGCGAAGCCATGCGCGCCGGAGCGCTGCAGGCCGCGATGCATTCGCTGAAGGACGTGCCGGGCAATGAGGAGACGCCGGGTCTCGTCCTCGCCGCGATGCTGCCGCGCGATGCCGCCAATGACAGCCTCGTGCTGCGGCCGGGCCTATCGCTGGAGACGCTGCGCGCCGCGCGCGGCAAGGGCTTCATGATCGGCACCAACGCGGTGCGCCGCGCCGCCTATCTGCGCCGGCTGTTTCCGGAGGCGACCGTGATCCACTATCGCGGCGCCGCCGACACGCGAGTTGCAAAACTCGATCGCGGCGACAAGCAGCGGCTGCCCGATGGCGGCGAGGTCGGTCCCGCGGATGCGCTGGTGATGGCGCGCTCCGGCCTCGAGCGCATCGGCATGACCGCGCGCATCTCCCACGATTTCTCGGTCGACGAGATGCTGCCGGCGGTCGGCCAGGGTATCGTCGCGGTGGAATGCGTCGAGACCGACTGGGCGACGCGGGCCCGGCTTGCCGGCATCGACAACGCGCCGTCGCGGCTTGCCGCCGAGGCCGAGCGCGAGGTGCTGTGGGTGCTCAACGGCCATTGCAATTCGCCGATCGCCGGCCACGCCACGCTCGCCGGAGGCGAGCTGACGCTGCGCGCCTCGGTGCTCGACGAGGCCGGTGCCGGCTTCATCGAGGTGACGCGGCGCGGACCGGCGGACCGGCCGCGCGAACTTGGCCGCGCGGTCGGGATGGAGCTGCTCGCGAAGGGCGCTGCCGAGATCATCGACCGCACGCGGGTGGACGAGTAG
- a CDS encoding DUF1045 domain-containing protein produces MANTPRYAIYYAPSSDSALHRFGSTLLGYDAVSGDDLPFPAGVAPDWREVTEDPRKYGFHATLKAPTALAEGKSEAELLDACAAFAGRARRIPVIAPVVDTISGFIAVIPASRSDDLHQLAADCVTEFDTFRAPLTPEDRARRKPDRLTERQRDYLDRWGYPYVMEEFRFHMTLTGRLSEERRGPIVARLRERFAAIELATLAIDRIALFKQTDGASRFRIIGSWPLQAS; encoded by the coding sequence ATGGCCAACACTCCGCGCTACGCGATCTATTATGCGCCGTCCTCCGACAGCGCCCTGCACCGCTTCGGCTCGACGCTGCTCGGCTATGACGCCGTGTCGGGCGACGACCTGCCGTTTCCCGCCGGCGTCGCGCCCGACTGGCGCGAGGTGACGGAAGACCCGCGCAAATACGGTTTTCACGCCACGCTGAAGGCACCGACCGCGCTCGCCGAAGGCAAGAGCGAGGCCGAGCTGCTCGACGCCTGCGCTGCCTTCGCCGGCCGCGCCCGGCGCATCCCGGTGATCGCGCCTGTGGTCGATACCATCAGCGGCTTCATCGCCGTGATCCCGGCAAGCCGCTCGGATGATCTGCACCAGCTTGCCGCCGACTGCGTCACCGAATTCGACACGTTTCGTGCGCCGCTCACGCCGGAAGATCGCGCACGGCGCAAGCCCGATCGGCTCACGGAGCGGCAGCGCGACTATCTCGATCGCTGGGGCTATCCGTACGTCATGGAGGAATTCCGCTTCCACATGACGCTGACCGGACGGCTGAGCGAGGAGCGGCGCGGCCCGATCGTGGCGCGGCTGCGCGAGCGGTTCGCGGCGATCGAACTTGCGACGCTCGCGATCGACCGCATCGCGCTGTTCAAGCAAACGGATGGCGCATCGCGCTTCCGGATCATCGGCAGCTGGCCCTTGCAGGCGAGTTAA
- a CDS encoding LysR substrate-binding domain-containing protein — protein sequence MGRNNQGPARRPPLRGREDLAAASLRPAHLLALQAFDVAVRLGSFKEAADVLNVSASAISHRIRNLEVHLGVALFQRTHRAVRPTHAGEKLAAATGRAFALLAQAESAVEAAGQHRLRLKVLPQFASAWLIPRLSAFLTRHSGIDLAIETSNRNVDFDTETFDAGISFGPDKPEGVVANRLMEVRTVPVGAPALARRLQLRTAADLGRAALIHVTTFPAAWPLWFRHAGEPVPPATRAISVDSFVAALQAAERGAGVALALEPFIAESERRGAIRRLLPVGHVTGSYWLVHPPGAQRNRALQTFKKWLLAELAAPN from the coding sequence ATGGGTAGGAACAACCAAGGGCCGGCGCGCCGGCCGCCGTTGCGCGGGAGGGAAGACCTTGCTGCTGCAAGCCTCCGGCCGGCGCATCTCCTGGCGTTGCAGGCATTCGATGTCGCGGTCAGGCTCGGAAGCTTCAAGGAGGCTGCGGATGTGCTGAATGTCAGCGCCTCGGCGATCAGCCATCGCATCCGCAATCTCGAAGTCCATCTCGGCGTCGCGCTGTTTCAGCGCACCCATCGCGCCGTACGGCCGACTCATGCCGGCGAGAAGCTGGCGGCTGCGACCGGTCGCGCATTCGCGCTGCTGGCCCAGGCCGAGTCGGCAGTCGAAGCGGCGGGCCAGCACCGTTTGCGGCTGAAGGTGCTGCCGCAATTCGCGTCGGCCTGGCTGATCCCGCGGCTGTCCGCGTTCCTCACCCGGCATTCCGGGATCGACCTCGCGATCGAGACCTCGAACCGCAATGTCGATTTCGACACCGAGACATTCGATGCCGGCATCAGCTTCGGCCCCGACAAGCCCGAAGGCGTCGTCGCAAATCGCCTGATGGAAGTGAGGACCGTTCCGGTCGGTGCGCCGGCATTGGCGCGGCGGTTGCAGCTGCGTACCGCAGCCGACCTCGGCCGCGCCGCGCTGATCCATGTGACGACATTCCCCGCGGCCTGGCCGCTCTGGTTCAGGCATGCCGGCGAGCCTGTGCCGCCGGCAACGCGCGCGATCTCGGTCGACAGCTTCGTGGCCGCGCTGCAGGCCGCCGAACGCGGTGCGGGCGTTGCGCTCGCGCTCGAGCCCTTCATCGCCGAAAGTGAGCGGCGCGGTGCGATCCGCCGGCTGCTGCCGGTCGGTCACGTCACCGGCAGCTACTGGCTGGTTCATCCCCCGGGCGCGCAGCGCAATCGCGCGCTGCAGACATTCAAGAAGTGGTTGCTGGCCGAACTCGCGGCGCCGAATTAA
- the phnE gene encoding phosphonate ABC transporter, permease protein PhnE codes for MSQMPRPDTTELRAKYPGVFDRPASARLALPAMIAAALAIFVYGLVDLDFSATKLITGMSQLGWITMMMIPPNPGSSFPLYMQALGETLSIALLGTTLAAVLALPVSLLAARNIIPSNLIRFPVRRFLDSIRGVDTLIWALVWINVVGLGPFAGVLAIMVSDFGAFGKLFSEAIEAADRKQVEGIRASGGNALHEIRFGLLPQVLPVIAGQVLYFIESNTRSATIIGIVGAGGIGLQLAEQIRVLEWQKVSFLILMILIAVAAIDFISSKLRFAIIGQRAVV; via the coding sequence ATGAGCCAGATGCCGAGGCCGGACACCACGGAACTGCGCGCGAAATATCCCGGCGTGTTCGACCGTCCGGCGTCGGCCCGCCTGGCGCTACCGGCGATGATCGCGGCGGCGCTCGCGATCTTCGTCTACGGCCTTGTCGATCTCGATTTCTCGGCGACCAAGCTGATCACGGGCATGAGCCAGCTCGGCTGGATCACCATGATGATGATCCCGCCGAACCCGGGCTCGTCGTTCCCGCTCTACATGCAGGCGCTGGGCGAGACGCTGTCGATCGCGCTGCTCGGCACCACGCTCGCGGCGGTGCTGGCGCTGCCGGTCAGCCTCCTGGCGGCGCGCAACATCATTCCCTCGAACCTGATCCGTTTTCCGGTGCGCCGCTTCCTGGATTCGATCCGCGGCGTCGACACGCTGATCTGGGCGCTGGTCTGGATCAACGTCGTCGGCCTCGGCCCGTTCGCCGGCGTGCTGGCGATCATGGTCTCCGACTTCGGCGCGTTCGGAAAGCTGTTCTCCGAGGCGATCGAGGCGGCGGATCGCAAGCAGGTCGAGGGTATCCGCGCCTCCGGCGGCAATGCGCTGCATGAAATCCGCTTCGGCCTCTTGCCGCAGGTGCTGCCGGTGATCGCCGGACAGGTGCTCTATTTCATAGAATCGAACACGCGTTCGGCCACCATCATAGGCATCGTGGGCGCCGGCGGCATCGGGCTGCAACTCGCCGAGCAGATCCGGGTCTTGGAATGGCAGAAGGTGTCGTTCCTGATCCTGATGATCCTGATCGCGGTCGCCGCGATCGACTTCATCTCGAGCAAGTTGCGCTTTGCCATCATCGGTCAAAGGGCGGTGGTGTAG
- a CDS encoding crotonase/enoyl-CoA hydratase family protein: MLDHPTVKYRTEQAVAIVTIDRYDEARNAVNPETAQGLAQAFRAFDRDPSLSVAILTGAGGAFCAGFDLKRTAAGHRGHRVENGDGPMGPTRMKLSKPVIAAVEGPAVAGGLELAIWCDLRVAATDATFGVYCRRFGVPLMDLGTVRLPRLIGHSRAMDMILTGRGVSGEEAGRIGLANRVVEPGTALAEARSLARDLCRLPQAALRSDRLSAIEQWELGWEQATLNEFRLGLATVASGETEAGARRFAAGKGRHGDFADIA; this comes from the coding sequence ATGCTGGACCATCCGACCGTCAAATACCGCACCGAGCAGGCCGTCGCGATCGTGACCATCGATCGCTATGACGAGGCGCGCAACGCGGTCAATCCGGAGACCGCCCAGGGGCTGGCGCAGGCGTTCCGCGCCTTCGACCGCGATCCGTCGCTGTCGGTAGCGATCCTGACCGGTGCGGGCGGCGCATTCTGTGCCGGCTTCGACCTCAAGCGCACCGCGGCCGGGCATCGCGGCCACCGTGTCGAGAACGGCGATGGGCCGATGGGCCCGACGCGGATGAAGCTGTCGAAGCCGGTGATCGCCGCGGTCGAGGGACCGGCCGTGGCGGGCGGGCTCGAGCTAGCGATCTGGTGCGATCTCCGGGTCGCCGCAACCGATGCCACCTTCGGGGTCTATTGCCGGCGCTTCGGCGTGCCGTTGATGGACCTCGGCACCGTGCGCCTGCCGCGGCTGATCGGGCACAGCCGCGCGATGGACATGATCCTCACCGGACGCGGCGTCTCCGGTGAAGAGGCCGGGCGGATTGGACTCGCCAACCGCGTGGTCGAACCCGGTACGGCGCTCGCCGAGGCGCGCAGCCTCGCCCGTGATCTGTGCCGCTTGCCGCAGGCGGCATTGCGCAGCGACCGGCTCTCCGCGATCGAGCAATGGGAGCTCGGCTGGGAGCAGGCCACGCTGAACGAGTTTCGCCTCGGGCTTGCGACGGTTGCGAGCGGCGAGACCGAGGCCGGCGCGCGCCGCTTCGCAGCCGGAAAGGGCCGGCACGGCGATTTCGCCGACATCGCCTGA
- the pncA gene encoding bifunctional nicotinamidase/pyrazinamidase, which translates to MKIEPDDVLLIIDVQNDFCPGGALAVAGGDAVVPVVNRLAAGFDHVVLTQDWHPAGHSSFATSHPGAAPFSAIAMPYGEQTLWPDHCIQGTAGAAFHPELATERAELVIRKGFRAAIDSYSAFFENDRTTPTGLAGYLRERGLKRVVMAGLATDFCVQYSALDARRLGFETTVVLAGCRAIDLGGSLASATAAMLEAGVTLVEEIA; encoded by the coding sequence ATGAAGATCGAGCCCGACGACGTCTTGCTGATCATCGACGTGCAGAACGATTTCTGCCCCGGTGGCGCGCTGGCGGTGGCCGGCGGCGATGCCGTCGTGCCCGTGGTCAACCGGCTCGCGGCGGGCTTCGACCATGTCGTGCTGACCCAGGACTGGCACCCGGCGGGCCACAGCTCGTTTGCCACCTCGCATCCGGGCGCGGCGCCGTTTTCCGCGATCGCCATGCCCTATGGCGAGCAGACGCTGTGGCCGGATCACTGCATCCAGGGCACCGCCGGCGCCGCGTTTCATCCCGAGCTTGCGACCGAGCGGGCTGAGCTCGTGATCCGCAAGGGGTTCCGGGCCGCGATCGATTCCTATTCGGCGTTCTTCGAGAACGACCGCACCACGCCGACCGGGCTCGCCGGCTATCTGCGCGAGCGCGGCCTCAAGCGTGTCGTGATGGCCGGGCTCGCGACGGATTTTTGCGTGCAGTATTCGGCGCTCGATGCACGGCGGCTCGGGTTCGAGACCACGGTCGTGCTGGCGGGCTGCCGTGCCATCGATCTCGGCGGCTCGCTTGCGTCTGCCACCGCGGCGATGCTTGAAGCCGGTGTCACGCTGGTCGAGGAGATTGCCTGA
- a CDS encoding alpha-D-ribose 1-methylphosphonate 5-triphosphate diphosphatase has product MTDIFIEGGRTLVDGTLVETSLRTAGRDIGALDAEQGRAALHIDAGGLLVLPGVIDLHGDAFERQMMPRPGVDFPTDVALLDSDRQAIANGITTVFHGTTWSWEPGLRSADNARKLLDAIEALRPQLAADTRFHLRHETHNLEAEAEIIQWLTEGRIDLFAFNDHSNVKPKKRNQLAERAGLSLEAVNDMLDRVVARRQEVPASIARLAAAARAADIRMLSHDDNSPGMRQEFRALGAVIAEFPVNEETARDAAAAGDFIVFGAPNVVRGGSHTGWTKASDMIAQGLCSVLASDYYYPAQLLAAFRLAAEGILPLTKAWDLISSAPARAAGLTDRGVLAAGRRADIIIVDDKVPLRPRIIAVIAAGRLVHLADASCLAHSLAPRKTVAAA; this is encoded by the coding sequence GTGACCGACATTTTCATCGAAGGCGGACGCACGCTGGTTGACGGTACCCTGGTCGAGACCTCGCTGCGGACTGCAGGCCGCGACATCGGCGCGCTCGACGCCGAGCAAGGCCGCGCCGCGCTTCACATCGATGCCGGCGGCCTGTTGGTGCTGCCCGGCGTCATCGATCTGCACGGCGATGCGTTCGAGCGACAGATGATGCCGCGCCCCGGCGTCGACTTCCCGACCGACGTGGCGCTGCTCGACAGCGACCGGCAGGCGATCGCCAACGGCATCACCACCGTGTTCCATGGCACGACCTGGTCGTGGGAGCCCGGCCTGCGCAGCGCCGACAATGCCCGCAAGCTGCTCGATGCGATCGAGGCGCTGCGGCCGCAGCTCGCCGCCGATACCCGCTTCCATCTGCGCCACGAGACCCACAATCTGGAGGCCGAGGCCGAGATCATTCAGTGGCTCACCGAAGGCCGCATCGACCTGTTCGCCTTCAACGACCACAGCAACGTCAAGCCGAAGAAGCGCAACCAGCTCGCCGAACGCGCCGGGCTCTCGCTCGAGGCCGTCAACGACATGCTCGACCGGGTCGTCGCGCGTCGTCAGGAGGTACCTGCCTCGATCGCGCGGCTGGCTGCCGCTGCACGCGCGGCTGATATTCGGATGCTCTCGCATGACGACAACAGCCCGGGGATGCGCCAGGAGTTTCGCGCGCTGGGCGCCGTGATCGCCGAATTCCCCGTCAATGAGGAGACCGCGCGCGATGCCGCCGCCGCCGGCGACTTCATTGTGTTCGGCGCGCCCAATGTGGTGCGTGGCGGCAGCCACACCGGCTGGACCAAGGCATCCGACATGATCGCACAAGGCCTCTGCTCGGTGCTGGCGTCGGACTATTATTATCCGGCGCAACTGCTCGCCGCATTCCGCCTCGCGGCCGAAGGCATCCTGCCGCTCACCAAGGCCTGGGACCTGATCTCGTCCGCGCCGGCACGTGCGGCGGGGCTTACCGATCGCGGCGTGCTCGCCGCAGGCCGTCGCGCCGACATCATCATCGTCGACGACAAGGTGCCGCTGCGGCCGCGCATCATCGCCGTGATCGCGGCGGGACGGCTGGTGCATCTGGCGGACGCGAGCTGCCTCGCCCATTCCCTCGCGCCGCGCAAGACGGTTGCGGCAGCATAG
- a CDS encoding aromatic ring-hydroxylating dioxygenase subunit alpha: MTTQLADETSIVDRILRHIDAKSTDLSDGVWHEPVAHYASQDRFAAEIEHVFRRTLTPFCPSAALAEIGAYVARDAALTPVVAIRGADGVARAFRNACRHRGVQLVDGAGCRKALTCRYHGWTYGLDGRLRGIPDDHGFPGLDKDAHGLVPVTCIERDGLVFVSQDEPAATSDAADMPTLFGDDWTLYSTVSQEVDANWKIVAEGFLEGYHIRSTHQDTFYPLQYDNLNVIESFGRNSRISFPYRRIEKLRNVPPGERRTAGMLTHVYHLFPNVMLSTFPTNRLMTVLEPLAVDRTRLITYTLSNQIAAEDGRAAVAQGRDFVTAGAAEDREMACAAQRGLATRANDHFTFGLFEGAIRHFHQNLAAIIESRTGAR, encoded by the coding sequence ATGACGACACAGCTCGCGGACGAAACATCCATCGTCGACCGCATCCTCAGGCATATCGACGCCAAATCGACCGATCTCAGCGACGGCGTCTGGCACGAACCGGTCGCGCATTATGCGTCGCAGGACCGCTTCGCGGCCGAGATCGAACACGTGTTCCGCCGCACGCTGACGCCGTTCTGTCCGTCGGCTGCGCTCGCCGAGATCGGCGCCTATGTCGCGCGCGACGCGGCGCTGACGCCTGTTGTCGCGATCCGCGGCGCGGACGGCGTCGCGCGCGCCTTCCGCAATGCCTGCCGCCACCGCGGCGTGCAACTCGTTGACGGCGCCGGCTGCCGCAAGGCACTGACCTGCCGCTATCACGGCTGGACCTACGGTCTCGACGGCCGGCTGCGCGGCATCCCCGACGATCACGGTTTCCCCGGCCTCGACAAGGACGCGCATGGCCTCGTGCCGGTCACCTGCATCGAGCGCGACGGCCTGGTGTTCGTCTCGCAGGACGAGCCGGCCGCAACGTCCGACGCCGCCGACATGCCGACGCTGTTCGGCGACGACTGGACGCTGTACTCGACCGTCTCGCAGGAGGTCGACGCCAACTGGAAGATCGTCGCCGAGGGCTTCCTCGAAGGCTATCACATCCGATCGACGCATCAAGATACGTTCTATCCGTTGCAGTACGACAATCTCAACGTGATCGAATCATTCGGCCGCAACAGCCGGATCAGCTTCCCCTATCGGCGCATCGAGAAACTGCGCAACGTACCGCCGGGCGAGCGCAGGACGGCCGGAATGCTGACGCACGTTTATCATCTGTTTCCGAACGTGATGCTGTCGACCTTTCCGACCAATCGATTGATGACCGTGCTCGAGCCGCTGGCGGTGGATCGCACCCGGCTCATCACCTACACGCTGTCGAACCAGATCGCCGCGGAGGATGGCCGCGCCGCGGTCGCCCAGGGACGCGACTTCGTCACCGCGGGCGCGGCCGAGGATCGCGAGATGGCCTGCGCCGCGCAGCGCGGGCTTGCAACCCGGGCGAACGATCACTTCACCTTCGGCCTGTTCGAAGGCGCGATCAGGCATTTTCACCAGAATCTTGCGGCGATCATCGAGAGCCGCACTGGCGCACGTTGA
- the phnD gene encoding phosphonate ABC transporter substrate-binding protein, which produces MITRRIVLAGAAALAFAGSASAQDWKAKYPELTFAVVPAENASGVTERWTPFVAYLSKELGVKVTLRIANDYAAVIEGQRAGNIQIASYGSASFSRARLTGVKTDAFANDINADGSTGYYSVFFVKASSPYKTIEDLKGKNLGLVDPNSTSGNNVPRFELNKMGIANAEGYFGKVVFTGSHENAVLALSQGTVDVAANQWTNEDDSTLAQMLTKGMLKNADGSAMKKDDFRIIHKSALIINGPYAYNTDLPEDLKAAIAKAFFEAPTKDKAAFDRLSDGQKKGFHPATTKDWDGTIELIKFVDGLRKKAS; this is translated from the coding sequence ATGATCACTCGTCGCATCGTTCTGGCCGGCGCTGCCGCGCTGGCATTCGCCGGTTCGGCGTCCGCACAGGACTGGAAGGCAAAATATCCGGAGCTCACCTTCGCGGTGGTGCCGGCCGAGAACGCCTCCGGCGTCACCGAGCGCTGGACGCCGTTCGTGGCGTACCTGTCGAAGGAGCTGGGCGTGAAGGTCACGCTGCGCATTGCCAACGACTACGCCGCCGTCATCGAAGGTCAGCGCGCCGGCAACATCCAGATCGCCAGCTACGGCTCGGCCTCGTTCTCTCGCGCGCGCTTGACCGGCGTCAAGACCGACGCGTTCGCCAACGACATCAACGCCGACGGTTCGACCGGCTATTACTCGGTGTTCTTCGTCAAGGCATCGAGCCCGTACAAGACGATCGAGGACCTGAAGGGCAAGAACCTCGGCCTGGTCGATCCGAACTCGACGTCCGGCAACAACGTGCCGCGCTTCGAGCTCAACAAGATGGGCATCGCGAACGCCGAAGGTTATTTCGGCAAGGTCGTGTTCACCGGCAGCCACGAGAACGCCGTCCTGGCGCTGTCGCAGGGAACGGTCGATGTGGCCGCCAACCAGTGGACCAACGAGGACGATTCCACGCTCGCCCAGATGCTGACCAAAGGCATGCTGAAGAATGCCGACGGCTCGGCGATGAAGAAGGATGATTTCCGCATCATCCACAAGTCGGCGCTGATCATCAACGGTCCCTATGCGTACAACACCGATCTTCCGGAGGACCTGAAGGCTGCGATCGCAAAGGCCTTCTTCGAAGCTCCGACCAAGGACAAGGCGGCTTTCGACCGTCTCTCCGACGGCCAGAAGAAGGGCTTCCATCCCGCCACCACCAAGGATTGGGACGGCACCATCGAGTTGATCAAGTTCGTCGACGGTTTGCGCAAGAAGGCGAGCTGA
- the phnE gene encoding phosphonate ABC transporter, permease protein PhnE: MATAVSILPAQQLAALEDTYRKAVARKRLKAALATAAFCAVLMVAAFGAEVNLRTLFSYFGNFVSYFDRILTLDSGARVWTDPAEWFWGWHKWLKMLGETILISYVGTLTGAVFAFALNFFAAQNTSPGPWVRFIVRRLLEFARTVPGIVFALIFVIAFGLGPMAGVLAIAIHTTGALGKLFAEIVENADMKPVEGIRSTGASWLSCMRFAILPQVSAGYASYALLRFEINVREASVMGFVGAGGIGQELVVAIRKFYYSDVSAILVTIIVTVFIIDISTGWLRGRLFGKETRR, encoded by the coding sequence ATGGCAACGGCCGTATCCATTCTTCCGGCCCAGCAATTGGCGGCGCTGGAAGACACGTACCGCAAGGCGGTTGCGCGCAAGCGGCTGAAGGCCGCGCTGGCCACCGCGGCGTTCTGCGCGGTCCTGATGGTCGCAGCCTTCGGCGCCGAAGTGAACCTGCGCACGCTGTTCAGCTATTTCGGCAACTTCGTCAGCTATTTCGACCGCATCCTGACGCTGGATTCCGGCGCGCGGGTCTGGACCGATCCCGCCGAATGGTTCTGGGGGTGGCACAAGTGGCTGAAGATGCTCGGCGAGACGATCCTCATCAGCTATGTCGGCACGCTGACCGGTGCCGTGTTTGCGTTCGCGCTGAATTTCTTCGCCGCCCAGAACACCTCGCCGGGACCGTGGGTGCGCTTCATCGTCCGTCGCCTCTTGGAATTCGCCCGCACCGTGCCCGGCATCGTGTTCGCGCTGATCTTCGTGATCGCGTTCGGCCTCGGCCCGATGGCCGGCGTGCTGGCGATCGCGATCCACACCACCGGGGCGCTCGGCAAGCTGTTCGCCGAGATCGTCGAGAATGCCGACATGAAGCCGGTCGAGGGCATCCGCTCCACCGGCGCGAGCTGGCTGTCCTGCATGCGCTTTGCGATCCTGCCGCAGGTCTCGGCAGGCTACGCTAGCTACGCGCTGCTGCGCTTCGAGATCAATGTCCGCGAGGCGTCGGTGATGGGCTTTGTCGGCGCCGGCGGCATCGGCCAGGAGCTCGTGGTCGCGATCCGCAAGTTCTATTATTCCGACGTCAGCGCCATCCTCGTCACCATCATCGTCACCGTCTTCATCATCGACATCTCGACCGGCTGGCTGCGCGGCCGGCTGTTCGGCAAGGAGACCCGCCGATGA